From a single Miscanthus floridulus cultivar M001 chromosome 8, ASM1932011v1, whole genome shotgun sequence genomic region:
- the LOC136474932 gene encoding uncharacterized protein produces the protein MWVFYLISLPLTLGMVVVTLRYFAGPAVPRYVVVTVGYAWFCSLSIIILVPADIWQTLTGSAKGGIGFFWSWSYWSTFILTWAVVPTIQDYEDAGDFTVKERLKTSIHMNLLFYSIVGAIGLIGLILLLIMHRAWDGGIVGFAMACSNTFGLVTGAFLLGFGLSEIPRNIWKNADWSHRQKVLSHRVAQMAVKLDNAHQEYSNAIVVAQATSNQMSKRDILRPYMDIIDNMLSQMLWEDPSFKPSGGRLGENDMDYDTDDKSMATLRRQLRRAHEEYYRCKSEYMTCVMEALKLEDTIKNYERRDANGWKYVSSFRESRSGTLGSILDTIEFIWRCILRKQLQKAFAVILGCMSAAILLAEATLLPSGVDLSLFSILIKAVGKQEVLVQVAAFVPLMYMCICTYYSLFKIGMLMFYSLTPRQTSSVSLLMICSMVARYAPPISYNFLNLIRLGGNAKTTFEKRMGNIDDAVPFFGRGFNRIYPLIMVVYTLLVASNFFGRVIDFLGSWKRFKFQREEENIDGLDPSGMIILQKERSWLEQGCKVGEQVIPLARNFNGVNTDIESQNVPLVENTVEMKVGATSSRNDRRAGQLKYANNRETIASKYTSIREQNRQSGKAVRKEISPNSVSLLEERNSEQRSNVGVPPTGVSATWASMKIGFQNFKANMGSKKFLPLRQDPGFVLNSNVSSPESLDDIFQRLKRQPANVPVDYLDDDDDDNTGDMDLHFQDQ, from the exons ATGTGGGTGTTCTACCTGATATCGCTGCCCCTGACGCTGGGCATGGTCGTCGTCACGCTCCGCTACTTTGCCGGCCCTGCCGTGCCGCGCTACGTTGTCGTCACCGTCGGATACGCATGGTTCTGCTCCCTCTCCATCATCATCCTCGTCCCCGCCGACATCTGGCAG ACATTAACTGGCAGTGCGAAGGGTGGCATTGGATTCTTTTGGAGCTGGTCCTATTGGAGCACATTTATCCTAACATG GGCTGTAGTTCCTACTATCCAGGACTATGAAGACGCAGGAGACTTCACTGTTAAAGAAAGGCTGAAAACTAGCATTCATATGAACCTGCTTTTTTATTCAATTGTGGGAGCCATTGGCCTTATTGGTCTCATACTACTCTTAATCATGCATAGAGCTTG GGATGGTGGTATTGTGGGATTTGCAATGGCATGCTCAAATACCTTTGGATTGGTGACTGGTGCTTTTCTTCTTGGGTTTGGGTTAAGCGAAATTCCAAGAAACATTTGGAAAAATGCAGACTGGTCTCACCGCCAAAAAGTACTTTCTCATAGAGTTGCCCAAATGGCTGTAAAGCTTGATAATGCCCATCAAGAATATTCAAATGCAATTGTT GTTGCTCAAGCTACATCAAATCAAATGTCAAAACGTGACATTTTGAGGCCTTACATGGATATTATTGATAACATGCTGTCTCAAATG CTGTGGGAGGATCCATCTTTTAAACCTTCTGGTGGTAGATTAGGTGAAAATGATATGGACTATGATACTGATGACAAATCGATGGCCACACTTCGGCGCCAACTCAGGAGGGCTCATGAGGAGTACTATAGGTGCAAAAG TGAGTATATGACTTGTGTCATGGAAGCCCTCAAACTAGAAGACACGATAAAAAATTATGAACGCCGTGATGCTAATGGATG GAAATATGTATCAAGTTTTAGAGAAAGTCGTTCGGGCACACTTGGATCAATTTTGGACACTATTG AGTTCATTTGGCGCTGTATACTGAGAAAGCAGCTTCAAAAAGCATTTGCTGTTATCCTTGGCTGTATGTCAGCTGCTATACTGTTGGCTGAAGCTACTTTACTTCCAAGTGGTGTTGATCTATCTCTCTTTTCTATTCTTATAAAAGCTGTAGGAAAGCAAGAGGTTTTAGTTCAG GTTGCTGCTTTTGTCCCCTTGATGTATATGTGCATTTGCACATATTATTCATTATTCAAGATTGGTATGTTGATGTTCTATTCTCTGACTCCAAGACAAACCAGCTCTGTCAGCTTGCTTATGATCTGTTC AATGGTTGCAAGATATGCACCTCCTATTTCTTATAACTTTCTGAATCTCATCCGCCTTGGTGGCAATGCTAAAACTACATTTGAGAAG AGAATGGGGAACATTGATGATGCAGTCCCTTTCTTTGGCAGAGGCTTCAACAGGATCTACCCACTGATTATGGTTGTTTATACGCTATTGGTTGCTAGTAATTTCTTTGGCCGTGTGATTGACTTTTTGGGAAGCTGGAAAAGGTTCAAGTTCCAACGTGAAGAAGAGAATATAGATGGTTTAGATCCCTCTGGAATGATTATTCTACAAAAAG AGAGATCTTGGCTTGAACAAGGGTGCAAAGTGGGCGAGCAAGTTATTCCATTGGCAAGGAATTTCAATGGCGTGAACACAGATATTGAATCACAAAATGTGCCATTG GTTGAAAACACGGTGGAGATGAAAGTAGGGGCAACCTCTTCCAGAAATGACAGGAGAGCCGGTCAGTTGAAATATGCAAACAACAGGGAGACTATCGCCAGCAAATACACTTCTATCAGAGAACAGAACCGGCAGTCAGGGAAGGCAGTGAGAAAGGAAATTTCACCAAACTCTGTATCTTTGCTTGAAGAAAGAAATTCTGAGCAGCGGTCCAATGTGGGTGTACCGCCAACTGGTGTGTCTGCAACATGGGCCTCGATGAAGATtggttttcaaaatttcaaagcaaATATGGGTTCGAAGAAGTTTCTTCCTTTGCGCCAAGATCCAGGATTTGTTCTGAATTCGAATGTCTCTTCACCTGAATCTCTTGATGACATATTCCAAAGGTTGAAACGGCAGCCTGCAAATGTGCCTGTGGATTACcttgacgatgacgatgatgacaacACAGGAGATATGGATCTGCATTTCCAGGATCAATGA
- the LOC136470623 gene encoding uncharacterized protein — translation MTQPPETFPPQGITDDLFDFLQEIHVHLAYDPGNRDALFDLFTDFGKPEITDDERVSARAVHLLRGHPHLVARFNGLVDPVRQGLELVKRAEKALRPADYDRFVATLYSVNLERSLDAHEVYQEFKDIFGEKHDDLLRGLAAFLPAKYGPPPPSRASAKAEREENRRRPERKHSSYAGADAPESSRPSRAKKPRVVDVGPTPEPICFADTGTAGSSMPSRARRSRMYEHEHEYEYDGSLPERKPASCAVSVADDNKSSRPSRTKKPRADDSMNRHALIGGAAGGSVHVGAAPAPAPDAIVREVKRLREAWEFETGYSLLDATLKRAVEVKDERDRLNGARASLDELFPSPEIRGYLAKMYHGKWNHMRQLLEHGGDHTAFALEAIVKRLRTKDAEAVDEATRRQDPTRAAQRLQELAQDRVRLERERVRETNEAKEQRRQP, via the coding sequence ATGACGCAGCCGCCGGAGACGTTCCCACCGCAGGGGATCACGGACGATCTCTTCGACTTCTTGCAAGAGATCCATGTCCATTTGGCGTATGATCCTGGCAACAGAGATGCGTTATTCGACCTCTTCACGGACTTCGGCAAGCCCGAGATCACCGACGACGAGCGCGTCTCGGCCCGAGCGGTGCATCTCCTCCGGGGCCATCCTCATCTCGTTGCCCGGTTCAATGGCTTGGTCGACCCTGTGCGTCAAGGTTTGGAGCTCGTAAAACGGGCGGAGAAGGCGTTGAGACCGGCGGACTACGATCGATTTGTCGCAACGCTATACAGCGTCAACTTGGAACGAAGCCTCGACGCTCATGAAGTTTACCAAGAGTTCAAGGACATCTTCGGCGAGAAGCACGACGACCTGCTCCGGGGTTTAGCCGCCTTCCTGCCAGCGAAATACGGCCCGCCGCCGCCATCTCGCGCTAGCGCAAAGGCGGAGCGGGAAGAGAACCGCCGGAGGCCGGAACGCAAGCACTCCTCTTACGCTGGCGCAGATGCACCCGAGAGCAGCCGGCCGAGCAGGGCCAAGAAACCCCGCGTCGTCGACGTCGGCCCGACGCCCGAGCCCATCTGTTTCGCTGACACGGGCACAGCCGGGAGTAGCATGCCGAGCAGGGCGAGGAGATCTCGCATgtacgagcacgagcacgagtacgAGTACGACGGCTCGTTGCCGGAACGCAAACCCGCCTCGTGCGCCGTTTCAGTCGCGGACGACAACAAGAGCAGCAGGCCGAGCAGGACCAAGAAACCTCGCGCGGACGACAGCATGAACCGGCACGCTCTTATTGGCGGCGCGGCTGGAGGCTCTGTCCATGTGGGCGCGGCGCCGGCACCGGCGCCTGACGCCATCGTCAGAGAGGTGAAGAGGTTGAGGGAGGCCTGGGAGTTCGAGACCGGCTACTCGTTGCTGGATGCTACGTTGAAGCGCGCAGTGGAGGTGAAGGATGAACGCGACCGCCTGAACGGTGCCCGGGCTTCCCTGGATGAGCTCTTCCCGAGTCCCGAGATCCGAGGATACCTCGCCAAGATGTATCACGGCAAATGGAATCATATGCGACAGTTGCTGGAGCACGGCGGCGATCATACTGCCTTCGCTTTGGAGGCCATCGTGAAAAGACTGAGGACGAAAGATGCCGAGGCCGTCGATGAAGCAACAAGGCGGCAGGATCCCACACGCGCTGCCCAGAGACTGCAGGAGCTCGCCCAGGACAGAGTGCGTTTGGAGCGCGAGAGGGTGCGTGAGACCAACGAGGCGAAAGAGCAGCGGCGACAGCCGTGA